From the Planktothricoides raciborskii GIHE-MW2 genome, the window CGTTAAGTTCAGAAATATAAAAGGCAAAAGGATACTTTTACTACCACAAGTAGCATTTGATGTTAATATTGACACTTTAATTTACTCTATACAGAAGTTATTAGCTTCTGATTTTGAATATGCAGTAACAAAGCATCATGAATGGTATCCTGTATTTTCAGAAATTGAGCGGCCTTTGTCCTTTTGGGGTAGGGGATCTGGTCTAAGATGCGATCTAAGCCAATCAATTGAGATATCCACTATTAACAACATAGTTTTAGAAGTAGATAATCCCCGTTCAGTTGCAGAGTATTTTGAGATTGCTTTAGAAAATCGAATTGACCAAGACGGATCAGTCAAGATAGATGGCTATTTAGATGTTGAAGGTTTTTTAATGGCAAAAGGAATTGATTTTAGACTTGAAAACTACAATCGCTGTTTCGCTGATAATTTGATGTATCTAGTGAGTCAATCATCAAGCATGAAAATAATAGTTAATAACAATAAGTTAACTTCTGTTCTAATTGATAACATTGAATATTTGAATCATTTTACAGACTTGATAAGTGAGGATAAAACAAAATTGCCTAATATAACCGAGTTTGCTATTGGTTTTAACTATAAACTTCAGAATAATGTTAACTGGAATTTCAACTCGCAAGTAAATGAGGGGATCGAGGGTCTACACTTAGGCATAGGAAATGGTGAAGTAGGCTATCATTTTGATTTTATCACTACCAACATTGAATACTATAATGATCTATGCTAGATGTTTGCTTTATTCTGATGCCTTATGCTGCTATTGAGCGTCCTTCTATTGCAATTGGCTTGTTGAAATCCTCTTTAAAGCAGAAAGGCATAAAATCAAAAGTAGTCTATGCAAATATTAAATTTGCCGAAAAAATTGGTCTCAACTGGTATGAGTCAATAGACTATAGATTGCCTAGTGATTTACTTGGAGAATGGACTTTTTCAGAGGCAGCATTTCCTGATTTTAATCCTAATCCAGAGGATTACTTCAAGTGTATCAATCTTGACAAATCAAAGCAAAATATATTATGGAAAATTCGTGATTCAGCCACAAAATTTATTGACAATTTAGCTCAACAAATTGTCAATATGCAACCTAAGATAGTTAGTTGTAGTTCGACATTTCAGCAACATTGCTCATCTCTAGCTATACTGAGGCGAATTCGAGAGTTAAATCCTAATATTACAACAATAATGGGAGGGGCGAATTGTGAAAGTGAGATGGGACTAACTACTCACCAGATGTTTTCTTGGATAGATTATGTTATTTCAGGAGAGGGAGACAATATTTTTCCCGAATTGTGCCAACTGATTCTAACCGGAGGTATTAGCAGTAATTCTAATACACTGCCCTATGGTGTTCTCGCTCCATTGCATCGCGATAAAGCTCATTTTGTTCTACAGCCTCCTAGAGCAACTGTGGATTATTTAGACAATATACCAATTCCAGATTATGATGACTATTTCGATGCTCTTAATAAATCCTCTCTTAAGGGAATAGTGGATCCAGGGTTACTCATAGAGACCTCGCGTGGTTGTTGGTGGGGACAAAAGAGCCACTGTACATTCTGTGGGTTAAACGGTGATGGAATGACTTATCGTTCTAAGTCTATAAACCGTGTTGTTGAGGAGTTTTTTGAATTATCCAGACGTTATGGGATTTATAAATTCTCTGTTGTTGATAACATTTTATCAATGCAGCATTTAGAAGAGCTTCTACCAATTCTGGCAGAACAGAAGGAAAAATATCAGCTATTTTATGAAACTAAATCAAATTTGACTCGAAGACAGGTAAAAAAGTTAGTGCAAGCAGGAGTGATTTGGATTCAACCAGGTATTGAAGCATTAGATGATTCCGTTTTAAAATTGATGAAAAAAGGAACCACTACCGCTATCAATGTTCAATTGCTTAAGTGGTGTCGTGAGTATGGATTACGAGTTGCTTGGAATATGTTATGTCGTTTGCCTGGGGAATTAGATCAATGGTATTTAGAAATGGCAAAATGGTTACCTTTAATTATCCATTTACAACCACCGTCCGGGTTATCTAGAGTTCAATATCATAGATTTAGTCCCTACTGTGAGCATCCTGATGAGTTTGGACTTAATCTCAGTCCATCTCCAAACTACAACTATGTTTATCCTTTATCGCTAAAAGATATAAAAAATATATGTTATTACTTTGACGATAATAGTGAATCGGATATTGATGATTTGTCTTTATTGAAAACAGAAAAACGGTCAGGTCTGAAAAAAGTACAAAAGTTTGTATCTCAATGGAATCAAGTATTTCAATCAGATTCACCTCCTTCATTGCTTATGAGTATTCAAGACGAAGAATTAAAAATATTAGATACAAGACCTTGTGCTTTATATCGTTCACTAACCCTTACGGACTTACATCAAAAAATATATCTTATTTGCGATCGTGCCTTAACCTTAAAAGAAATTCTTAGAGAACTATCTAAGCAATATAACTTATATTGTTCACTAGATGAAGTTCAATTGATACTTAATGAGTTGCAAAAGTTAAATATTATCATAAAAATTAGTAATCGTTTTTTAAGTTTAGCTATTTCTGAAAATATGTCGTGTCTTTGCTCATTTGAGGAGAATCCAAGTGGATATACTTATATTGGTAATGACGATGAATATGCCGTATTTGGTATTCAGGAGAGACTGGGATGAACCTATTAAAGGATAGAGAAAAAATTAACATTTATTGTGGAGTAAAGTTACACTAGCTTCAATCGTTGATCGGCAGGTTGGGTTAGCAATAGCGTCGCCTCAACCCAACCTACAACAATCATTTGTCAGTCTAAAAAGTCAGCGCAGCGGATGCTACAAAGATTCCTTTCGGGATGTGAAAGCGATCGCTCCTACATCCGCCAATAGTTCTAGCATAGATATAGAAACCGGGTTTCTGTCAGAGTTTCTGCCTCCTCACAGAGATTTTGCTAGAAACCCGGTTTCTCGGCACTTCAAGCCTTGCGCTACAATAGTTTGAAACCCTACTTTTTGAAATCCATGACAACCAACACTTCACTAGAAGAACGCATGGCAGCAGTAGAAGCAGCCATTACTCAAATTCAAAAACAGATTGCCCATCCAAAATCGAGCAACTGGTTAGAGCAAATTAGCGGCTCTTTTAAAGATGAACCGGCTTTTGAAGAAATCCTCGCATTAGGGCAAGCAATTCGCCGAGGGGATGAGTCCGTATTAGACCCATCAGAAGTATTAGACCTATCAGAAATAGCATGAGATATTTATTAGATACAGATCATCTGAGTATTCTGCAACGTCAATCTGGGGCAGATTATCACAATCTTGTGGCACGAATGGCTCAATATGACCTGGATAATTTTGCTATTTCAATTATCACAATTCAGGAACAAATGCTGGGCTGTCATGCCTATATTAACCGCGCTCGTTATCCCAATGAATTGGTTAAAGGTTATGAACTCATGGGACGGCTAGTAGCTGACTTTCAACGATTACCCATTCTCTCTTTTGATGCGATCGCCGCCCAAACCTTAGAGCAGTTAAACTCACAACGGATTCAACTGGCTCAGATGGATGCGCGAATTGCCGCGATCGCGCTTTCTCGGCAAATGATTTTATTAACTCGTAATCATCGAGACTTTAGCAAAGTGGCAGGATTAGCAATAGAGGATTGGACAATTTGAAGTAGGGGAATACAGAAACCGGGTTTCTTTCAGGAA encodes:
- a CDS encoding RiPP maturation radical SAM C-methyltransferase, which gives rise to MLDVCFILMPYAAIERPSIAIGLLKSSLKQKGIKSKVVYANIKFAEKIGLNWYESIDYRLPSDLLGEWTFSEAAFPDFNPNPEDYFKCINLDKSKQNILWKIRDSATKFIDNLAQQIVNMQPKIVSCSSTFQQHCSSLAILRRIRELNPNITTIMGGANCESEMGLTTHQMFSWIDYVISGEGDNIFPELCQLILTGGISSNSNTLPYGVLAPLHRDKAHFVLQPPRATVDYLDNIPIPDYDDYFDALNKSSLKGIVDPGLLIETSRGCWWGQKSHCTFCGLNGDGMTYRSKSINRVVEEFFELSRRYGIYKFSVVDNILSMQHLEELLPILAEQKEKYQLFYETKSNLTRRQVKKLVQAGVIWIQPGIEALDDSVLKLMKKGTTTAINVQLLKWCREYGLRVAWNMLCRLPGELDQWYLEMAKWLPLIIHLQPPSGLSRVQYHRFSPYCEHPDEFGLNLSPSPNYNYVYPLSLKDIKNICYYFDDNSESDIDDLSLLKTEKRSGLKKVQKFVSQWNQVFQSDSPPSLLMSIQDEELKILDTRPCALYRSLTLTDLHQKIYLICDRALTLKEILRELSKQYNLYCSLDEVQLILNELQKLNIIIKISNRFLSLAISENMSCLCSFEENPSGYTYIGNDDEYAVFGIQERLG
- a CDS encoding type II toxin-antitoxin system VapC family toxin, producing the protein MRYLLDTDHLSILQRQSGADYHNLVARMAQYDLDNFAISIITIQEQMLGCHAYINRARYPNELVKGYELMGRLVADFQRLPILSFDAIAAQTLEQLNSQRIQLAQMDARIAAIALSRQMILLTRNHRDFSKVAGLAIEDWTI